In Populus nigra chromosome 1, ddPopNigr1.1, whole genome shotgun sequence, one genomic interval encodes:
- the LOC133679304 gene encoding uncharacterized protein LOC133679304 — protein MELYDGNLFRRPARAQAIPVTDIKAWKPLTRLQKQAPEALRLDQLSITASTNHSLPASHTSPPLTPIPLLSPLSVSPPPLPSEAEEFTFPVICGDIDKGREADVGDAYSDARVWRHPAVAGGYTEPSSLFAFFRSKCVLVNHAQSRF, from the coding sequence ATGGAGTTGTATGATGGCAACTTGTTTCGAAGACCGGCACGAGCACAAGCAATACCCGTAACCGATATCAAAGCATGGAAGCCACTCACAAGGCTACAGAAGCAAGCCCCGGAAGCTCTGAGACTTGATCAGCTCTCCATCACTGCCTCAACCAACCATTCTCTGCCTGCTAGCCATACCTCTCCTCCTCTTACTCCAATTCCCCTTCTATCACCACTCTCTGTATCTCCTCCGCCATTGCCATCTGAGGCAGAAGAATTTACATTCCCTGTAATATGTGGTGATATTGACAAAGGGAGGGAAGCTGATGTTGGTGATGCATATTCGGACGCAAGAGTTTGGCGGCATCCAGCAGTGGCCGGTGGATACACTGAGCCATCATCCTTGTTTGCCTTCTTCCGATCCAAATGCGTGCTCGTTAATCACGCACAGTCAAGATTCTGA